One window of the Bacillota bacterium genome contains the following:
- a CDS encoding translation initiation factor IF-3 → MEVTLISKDLRINEDIRAREIRLVSETGEQLGIMSVRDALKVAQEKGLDLVEVAPTAKPPVCRIMDYGKFKYEQSKREREARKKQRVINIKEIKMRPNIEEHDFQVKVKNVARFLEDGDKVKVTVMFRGREISHAELGQELCARLAEAVKDLAAVEREPKVEGRNMIMILSPKHD, encoded by the coding sequence ATGGAGGTGACACTTATTAGCAAAGATTTGCGGATCAACGAGGATATCCGGGCCCGTGAGATTCGGCTGGTTAGTGAGACGGGCGAACAATTAGGAATAATGTCGGTGCGAGACGCGCTTAAAGTGGCTCAGGAAAAGGGCCTGGACCTGGTTGAAGTTGCTCCGACGGCCAAACCACCGGTTTGCCGAATTATGGACTACGGCAAGTTCAAGTATGAGCAGAGCAAGCGTGAACGAGAGGCGCGTAAGAAGCAACGGGTTATTAACATCAAAGAAATTAAGATGCGACCTAACATTGAGGAGCATGATTTCCAAGTAAAGGTCAAAAACGTGGCCAGATTTTTAGAAGATGGCGATAAAGTGAAGGTGACCGTAATGTTCAGAGGACGGGAAATCTCTCACGCTGAACTGGGCCAAGAACTGTGTGCCCGATTGGCGGAAGCGGTCAAGGATTTGGCTGCGGTCGAACGGGAGCCCAAAGTCGAGGGACGAAACATGATCATGATTCTCAGCCCGAAACACGATTAA
- a CDS encoding TrkA family potassium uptake protein — MKKQFAVIGVGRFGSSLARTLHKMGYEVLAIDNDEHEIEAIMHDVTHAVQVDALDVDAMKALGIRNFDVVIVGIGNDLQASILVTVQLKELGVKCVVAKAMNDLHGKVLEKVGADKVVYPERDMGVRVAHHLVSANVIDQINLSSEYSIVELQAPKKVVGLSLGEADLRARFGVVVLAIRREKEIIVSPGASDVIQGGDILVVLGNNDDLVKLEVGWE; from the coding sequence ATGAAGAAGCAATTTGCGGTGATCGGCGTAGGCCGGTTTGGCAGCAGTCTGGCCCGGACACTGCACAAGATGGGCTACGAGGTCCTGGCAATTGATAATGATGAGCATGAAATTGAAGCGATCATGCACGACGTCACCCACGCCGTTCAGGTGGATGCACTGGATGTGGATGCCATGAAGGCCTTGGGAATCAGAAACTTTGACGTGGTCATCGTTGGGATCGGTAATGACCTGCAGGCCAGTATCCTGGTAACTGTGCAACTTAAAGAGTTGGGGGTTAAGTGCGTGGTCGCCAAAGCGATGAATGACCTCCACGGTAAGGTTTTAGAAAAGGTAGGCGCGGATAAGGTAGTCTATCCGGAACGCGATATGGGGGTGCGGGTAGCACACCACTTGGTGTCAGCCAATGTGATCGACCAGATTAACTTGTCGTCTGAGTATAGCATTGTTGAACTCCAAGCCCCGAAGAAAGTGGTTGGCTTATCGTTAGGGGAAGCCGATTTACGGGCCAGGTTTGGAGTAGTGGTCTTGGCGATCAGGCGAGAAAAAGAGATTATTGTTTCTCCCGGTGCTTCCGATGTTATTCAGGGAGGAGATATTTTGGTTGTTCTTGGCAATAACGACGACCTGGTAAAACTTGAAGTCGGTTGGGAATAA
- a CDS encoding RNA methyltransferase encodes MSNPYIKHLRNLATRRGREKCGEFLIEGLRFVEEALSSARVRSVIYADRILQHERGRRLIEVAKCLGIDLVPVKDQLLALLADTETPQGVLAVVEQFHWTWDDVLGRTSIPFLLIIDQLRDPGNLGTIIRTAEAAGVSGVVVLKGTVDLYNAKVLRATMGSIFRLPVLTEVEPAQICWLREQGIKLVVSDLETEHLYDQADYTQPLAIVVGNEAHGCQSELCQIADQIVKIPLAGQVESLNVGVATGILLYEVARQRRLVGSSACQGCGGVI; translated from the coding sequence ATGAGTAATCCGTATATCAAACATCTACGCAACCTGGCTACCCGACGCGGGCGGGAAAAATGTGGGGAATTCCTGATCGAGGGGCTTCGGTTTGTTGAGGAGGCGCTGAGTTCGGCGCGAGTGCGTTCGGTGATTTATGCGGACAGGATTTTACAGCACGAGCGTGGTCGTCGGCTGATTGAAGTCGCCAAGTGCTTAGGGATTGATCTGGTGCCGGTGAAGGACCAGCTTCTGGCGTTGTTAGCCGATACGGAGACTCCGCAGGGTGTATTGGCCGTGGTCGAGCAATTCCATTGGACCTGGGATGACGTGCTGGGTCGAACCAGTATTCCTTTTTTATTAATCATTGATCAGTTGCGCGATCCAGGTAATCTGGGTACGATCATCCGGACTGCCGAAGCAGCGGGAGTAAGCGGGGTGGTGGTCTTAAAGGGCACGGTGGATCTGTACAATGCCAAGGTTCTCCGGGCCACCATGGGCTCAATTTTTCGTTTGCCGGTGCTGACCGAGGTTGAGCCAGCACAAATATGTTGGTTGAGAGAGCAGGGGATTAAACTGGTGGTGAGTGACCTGGAGACGGAACACCTCTATGATCAGGCGGACTACACCCAGCCGCTGGCGATAGTTGTTGGTAATGAAGCGCATGGTTGCCAGTCTGAACTCTGCCAAATAGCAGACCAGATTGTCAAAATTCCCCTGGCGGGACAGGTAGAATCGTTGAACGTGGGGGTGGCCACGGGAATTCTTTTGTATGAAGTGGCCAGACAGCGGCGGCTGGTCGGGAGCTCAGCTTGCCAAGGATGTGGCGGCGTGATATAA
- a CDS encoding phenylalanine--tRNA ligase subunit beta: MRVSYKWLKDYVDIALSPPELARRLTMAGLAVENIEPLGADDYILEFELTPNRADCLSIINIAREIAAITGGQLHLPTISVNEGEGDIHRMAAVEILAPDLCRRYAARVVKNIKIGPAPAWMQERLQAVGVRPINNIVDITNYVMLELGQPLHAFDYDLLAEHRIVVRRAAEGEKITTLDGVARKLDGEMLVIADARRPVALAGVMGGLETEITDQTRTILLESAYFEGVNIRQTSRKVGLHSEASFRFEKGVNLEGAVRAADRAAQLIQELGFGEVVPGVIDEYPRPAEPIEINLRVSRVNEILGTDLNQAAVVEIFSRLQFELTVVDENLIRVKIPSYRWGDLRWEIDLIEEVARLRGYDQIPVTLPEGKVTQGRQTFAQKLINQCRELLTACGLNEVITFSFVSPRVFDLIKLPDTSPLRQAVVITNPLSEEQSIMRTTLIPNLLEVLRRNTSRQQSNLAFFELGNVFFPSGSSVALPKETMTVAGAVLGEQWVGWSGKPVIRDFYYLKGIVEAFLTGIGLQNYSFAPQVNEPTFHPGRTAEIIGAEEVIGVIGEVHPDVLENYNLPGRACVFQIDLERVIQHVQTAKRYTALPKYPFIDRDMAMLVKEEVLADQIARVIAANGQPLLKQFNLFDVYRGTQVPPGYKSLAYTLIYQAEDRTLTDEEVNQQHDRIKQALQAELGVEFR, translated from the coding sequence ATGCGCGTTTCCTACAAGTGGTTAAAGGACTACGTTGATATTGCCCTTAGCCCGCCGGAACTGGCCCGGCGGTTGACGATGGCCGGCCTGGCTGTCGAGAACATTGAGCCGTTGGGAGCAGATGATTATATCCTGGAATTTGAACTTACCCCGAACCGGGCGGATTGCTTGAGTATCATTAACATCGCCAGGGAAATTGCGGCGATCACCGGTGGCCAGTTGCATTTGCCGACCATCTCGGTCAATGAGGGGGAAGGGGATATTCATAGGATGGCGGCCGTTGAGATCCTGGCACCCGACCTGTGTCGGCGTTACGCAGCCCGGGTGGTGAAAAATATCAAGATCGGTCCGGCGCCGGCCTGGATGCAGGAGCGTTTGCAGGCGGTCGGGGTGCGGCCCATCAACAATATCGTTGATATCACCAATTATGTGATGCTGGAGCTGGGCCAACCGCTCCACGCGTTTGACTACGATCTGTTGGCGGAACACCGGATTGTTGTCCGGCGGGCAGCTGAGGGAGAAAAAATAACCACCCTCGATGGGGTTGCCCGGAAACTAGATGGCGAGATGTTGGTTATCGCTGATGCGCGCCGGCCGGTGGCCCTGGCTGGTGTAATGGGAGGGTTGGAAACAGAAATCACCGACCAGACCCGAACAATTTTACTCGAGTCGGCCTACTTTGAAGGGGTGAACATCCGGCAAACATCCCGCAAAGTGGGATTGCATTCCGAGGCTTCGTTCCGCTTTGAAAAGGGAGTGAACCTGGAAGGAGCGGTTCGTGCGGCAGACCGAGCGGCGCAGCTGATCCAGGAACTAGGGTTTGGGGAAGTGGTTCCGGGGGTAATCGATGAGTATCCCCGCCCGGCTGAACCGATTGAGATAAACTTACGCGTTTCCCGGGTGAACGAAATCCTTGGGACCGATCTCAACCAGGCCGCGGTAGTGGAAATTTTCTCGCGCCTTCAGTTTGAGCTAACGGTGGTGGACGAGAACCTGATTAGAGTGAAGATCCCATCTTACCGCTGGGGGGATCTACGTTGGGAAATTGATTTGATTGAGGAAGTGGCCAGGTTGCGCGGTTATGACCAGATCCCTGTCACTTTACCAGAGGGCAAGGTGACTCAGGGACGGCAGACTTTTGCGCAAAAACTGATCAACCAGTGTCGGGAACTGCTCACAGCTTGTGGACTGAATGAGGTGATTACTTTTAGTTTTGTCAGCCCACGGGTTTTTGACTTGATCAAGCTGCCTGATACCAGTCCGCTGCGTCAGGCGGTGGTAATCACCAACCCGCTCAGCGAAGAACAGAGTATTATGCGGACGACTTTAATTCCTAACCTTCTTGAGGTTTTGCGGCGTAATACCAGTCGTCAGCAGTCTAACCTGGCCTTTTTCGAGCTCGGGAATGTGTTCTTTCCCAGCGGCAGTTCGGTGGCCCTGCCTAAAGAAACTATGACGGTCGCCGGCGCGGTCCTGGGAGAGCAGTGGGTTGGTTGGAGCGGTAAACCTGTGATCAGGGATTTCTATTACTTGAAGGGAATTGTCGAAGCTTTTTTGACCGGAATTGGTTTACAGAATTATTCTTTTGCTCCGCAAGTCAATGAACCTACTTTCCACCCCGGCCGGACGGCGGAGATTATTGGAGCAGAAGAAGTGATCGGGGTGATCGGCGAGGTTCATCCCGATGTCCTGGAAAACTACAATCTGCCAGGCCGGGCCTGTGTTTTTCAAATTGACCTGGAGCGGGTTATCCAGCATGTCCAGACCGCGAAACGTTACACAGCCTTACCAAAATATCCGTTCATCGACCGCGACATGGCGATGCTGGTCAAGGAAGAGGTCCTGGCGGATCAAATTGCTCGGGTCATCGCGGCCAATGGGCAGCCCCTGTTGAAACAATTCAACCTGTTTGATGTTTACCGTGGGACCCAGGTACCGCCGGGATATAAGAGTTTGGCCTATACGCTGATTTATCAGGCGGAGGACCGTACCCTGACTGACGAGGAAGTTAATCAACAACACGATCGGATTAAACAGGCGTTGCAGGCTGAGTTGGGAGTAGAGTTCAGATAA
- a CDS encoding Trk family potassium uptake protein, which produces MHKILERFTPAQILVAGFAGLILIGALFLTLPVAARSGQPTPFLTALFTATSAVCVTGLVVVDTGTHYTVFGQLVILALIQMGGLGIMTMTTLFALVVGKKINLRERLIMQEALNALSLEGVVRLTRNIISMTLLIEGLGAIVLSIRFAYDLGWVKGIYFGFFHSISAFCNAGFDLFGPVYGPFSSLTHYVEDPVVSLTIPTLIILGGLGFFVLGDVARNRRFSRLSLHSKMAIAITALLILVGTALIWLLESKNAIESLSLLGSVLSAFFQAVTPRTAGYNTLDISALTQATQFLVLILMFIGASPGGTGGGIKTTTFGTLVVGAWSVVVGKTDAEIFGRRLPSDAIFKSLAISLWAASLVTAVTMILTFTEQADFLMVLFETVSAFGTVGLTMGLTPRLSDIGRVLIIFTMFAGRVGPLTVMLAIWQRQQAGKFRYPEEKIIVG; this is translated from the coding sequence ATTCACAAGATCTTAGAACGTTTTACCCCAGCGCAAATTCTGGTGGCTGGTTTCGCGGGTTTGATCCTGATCGGGGCTCTATTTTTGACTTTACCTGTTGCGGCACGTAGCGGTCAGCCCACCCCGTTTCTCACAGCCTTGTTTACCGCCACTTCTGCTGTTTGTGTGACTGGCCTGGTGGTCGTAGACACAGGGACGCACTATACCGTTTTTGGTCAACTGGTGATCCTGGCCCTGATCCAGATGGGGGGATTGGGGATCATGACCATGACTACTCTGTTTGCTCTGGTGGTGGGGAAAAAGATCAACCTGCGCGAACGTTTGATCATGCAGGAGGCCCTGAACGCTCTAAGCCTGGAAGGGGTTGTTCGGCTGACCCGGAACATTATCAGCATGACGCTTCTGATTGAAGGGTTGGGGGCCATTGTTTTATCAATCCGCTTCGCTTACGATCTGGGTTGGGTAAAAGGGATTTACTTCGGTTTTTTCCACAGTATTTCTGCTTTTTGCAACGCGGGATTTGACCTGTTTGGCCCGGTATACGGCCCATTTTCCAGTCTGACCCACTATGTTGAAGATCCCGTTGTTTCCCTGACAATCCCCACGCTCATTATTCTAGGTGGATTGGGATTTTTCGTTCTGGGTGATGTGGCCCGTAACCGGCGGTTTTCCCGGTTGTCCCTGCACTCGAAAATGGCCATCGCTATCACTGCTCTGCTGATTTTGGTGGGCACAGCGCTGATCTGGCTCCTTGAGTCGAAGAATGCCATTGAGTCCTTGAGCCTGCTGGGTTCCGTGTTGTCGGCCTTTTTCCAGGCGGTGACACCGCGGACAGCTGGCTACAATACCCTGGATATATCGGCTTTGACCCAGGCTACGCAATTTCTGGTATTAATCCTGATGTTTATCGGTGCCTCACCCGGCGGGACCGGTGGTGGGATTAAGACAACCACCTTTGGGACTCTGGTTGTCGGGGCTTGGTCGGTGGTCGTGGGTAAGACCGATGCCGAGATTTTTGGTCGTCGCCTTCCGTCAGATGCTATTTTCAAATCTTTGGCCATCAGTTTATGGGCGGCTTCGCTGGTGACCGCTGTTACCATGATTTTGACTTTTACCGAACAGGCTGATTTTTTAATGGTTTTATTCGAAACCGTTTCGGCCTTCGGTACGGTGGGTCTCACCATGGGACTGACGCCTCGCCTGAGTGACATCGGCCGGGTATTAATTATTTTTACCATGTTCGCGGGCCGGGTTGGTCCACTAACCGTCATGCTGGCTATCTGGCAGCGCCAGCAGGCCGGGAAGTTCCGTTATCCGGAAGAAAAAATCATTGTTGGCTAG
- the pheS gene encoding phenylalanine--tRNA ligase subunit alpha: MLEQLEKMRQEAEKAILSAANSETLNGLRIKYLGKKGVLTQVLRGMGALPAEERPRVGQVANAVRNVLENLLARRLEELKLLEKQRHLERETIDVTLPGRVFQLGKKHPITQVMDEIKSIFLGMGFEIAEGPEVELDYYNFEALNIPKEHPARDMQDSFYISSEILLRTHTSPVQVRTLEARVPSLPVRIIAPGKVYRRDDDATHSPMFHQVEGLMVDRRVTLADLKGTLLTFARQMFGPEREIRLRPSFFPFTEPSAEVDISCMMCGGVGCRACSHTGWLEILGAGMVHPRVFEMSGYNPEEVSGFAFGLGVERITMLKYGIDDLRLFFENDWRFLKQF; the protein is encoded by the coding sequence GTGTTAGAACAACTAGAAAAAATGCGGCAAGAAGCCGAGAAGGCAATTCTGTCGGCGGCAAACAGCGAGACCCTGAATGGATTGAGGATCAAGTACCTGGGGAAGAAAGGCGTCCTCACCCAGGTACTGCGGGGAATGGGAGCCCTGCCAGCCGAAGAACGCCCCCGGGTGGGACAGGTGGCCAACGCGGTTAGAAACGTCTTGGAAAACCTGCTGGCCCGGCGATTAGAAGAACTCAAGTTGTTAGAAAAACAGCGCCACCTCGAGCGGGAAACCATTGACGTTACTTTGCCGGGCCGAGTTTTTCAACTTGGTAAAAAACACCCGATCACCCAGGTGATGGATGAGATCAAGTCGATTTTTCTTGGGATGGGTTTTGAGATTGCTGAGGGGCCTGAAGTGGAACTGGACTACTATAACTTTGAGGCCTTGAACATCCCCAAGGAGCACCCAGCGCGCGACATGCAGGATTCATTTTACATTTCTTCTGAGATCCTTTTGCGTACCCATACCTCACCCGTCCAGGTACGCACGTTAGAGGCCAGGGTGCCATCCCTACCGGTCCGGATCATTGCCCCGGGGAAAGTCTACCGCCGGGATGATGATGCCACCCACTCCCCCATGTTCCATCAGGTAGAAGGGCTGATGGTGGACCGCCGGGTGACCCTGGCGGATCTGAAGGGGACGCTCTTAACCTTTGCCAGGCAAATGTTTGGCCCTGAGCGGGAGATCCGCCTGCGGCCAAGCTTTTTCCCCTTTACTGAACCAAGTGCTGAGGTTGATATTTCGTGTATGATGTGTGGTGGGGTGGGTTGCCGGGCCTGCTCCCACACTGGCTGGTTAGAGATTTTGGGGGCGGGAATGGTCCACCCGCGGGTGTTTGAAATGTCCGGTTATAACCCTGAGGAGGTCAGCGGTTTCGCTTTCGGGTTGGGGGTCGAACGAATCACTATGCTGAAGTACGGGATCGATGATCTGCGGCTGTTTTTCGAAAACGATTGGCGGTTCCTGAAGCAGTTCTAG
- the rpmI gene encoding 50S ribosomal protein L35, which translates to MPKIKTHRGAAKRFKKTATGKIKRSKAFKSHILEKKSAKRKRNLRKAGLVSAADAKRVVRLIPYL; encoded by the coding sequence GTGCCCAAAATTAAGACGCATCGTGGTGCTGCCAAGAGATTTAAGAAAACCGCAACTGGTAAGATCAAGAGGTCAAAAGCTTTTAAGAGCCATATCCTCGAGAAAAAGTCGGCAAAAAGAAAGCGTAACCTGCGCAAAGCCGGTCTGGTCAGTGCGGCTGATGCCAAGCGAGTCGTTCGATTAATTCCTTACCTATAA
- the rplT gene encoding 50S ribosomal protein L20 gives MPRVKGGVTSHRRHKKILKLARGYRGAKSKLYRTAKQQVMKSLNYAYAHRKDKKSDFRKLWIARINAAARLNGMSYSRLMFGLKRAGVDINRKMLADLAVNDPSAFNQLVSMAKETLNQ, from the coding sequence ATGCCTAGAGTAAAAGGCGGCGTTACCAGCCATAGACGACATAAGAAGATTCTTAAATTGGCTAGAGGATACCGGGGCGCCAAGTCGAAGCTATACCGTACGGCGAAGCAGCAGGTAATGAAATCACTGAATTATGCTTACGCTCACCGCAAAGATAAGAAGAGTGATTTCCGCAAATTATGGATCGCGCGGATAAATGCCGCGGCTCGGCTGAATGGAATGTCCTACAGCCGGCTGATGTTTGGTCTGAAGCGAGCTGGGGTAGATATTAACCGGAAAATGCTGGCTGATCTAGCTGTGAACGATCCTTCTGCCTTCAACCAACTGGTCAGTATGGCCAAGGAAACACTAAACCAATAA
- the polX gene encoding DNA polymerase/3'-5' exonuclease PolX, whose product MRNVEVAWVLAEMADLMEILGENIYKIRAYRKGAQSIENLEEDINQLNSTGQLEKVDGIGKKLANNIRELLTTGTFPEYEEIKQRVPRGLLNFLAIPGLGPKSVQLIYQHLGITSLDELEEAARSRKIRQLPGMGSKTELAILRGIDLLRNQGARVTLGIADPIAEELTGYLSTLPDVERVSITGSLRRRQELVGDIDLLVASTKPARVREVFVKHPLIQEIVYEEGDRLVVLTTGGARCELLLVAPAQFFPTLLWSTGSKGHYQALQQIALEQGSGLDLTGLGGMAPKEWQSEEDIYRQLGLDYIPPELRENRGEIEAARRGQLPDLLELEHIRGDLHVHTDWSDGVHSLEEMAEAAQHRGYEYLAITDHSKSLAISRGLNEERLMYQRIKIEKLNEEFKDFRLLSGIEVDILSNGALDFSDDVLCDLDVVIASVHTGFKQEREQLTERVVAALKNEHVDILAHPTGRLLGRREPYALDVERVLEVARQTGTILEINASPDRLDLGDAHCRQAKNLGITMAINTDAHDWRRFDDMKYGVATARRGWLTKEDVLNTLPLDKLLKRLGR is encoded by the coding sequence ATGAGGAACGTGGAAGTGGCGTGGGTCCTGGCGGAAATGGCTGATTTGATGGAAATTCTGGGCGAAAATATCTATAAAATTCGGGCCTACCGCAAGGGTGCCCAGTCCATCGAGAACCTGGAGGAAGACATTAACCAGTTAAATTCAACCGGCCAGCTGGAAAAAGTTGACGGTATTGGCAAGAAGTTGGCCAATAATATTCGGGAATTGCTTACTACTGGCACTTTCCCAGAATATGAGGAGATAAAACAGCGGGTCCCCCGCGGGCTCCTCAATTTTCTGGCTATTCCCGGCCTGGGGCCAAAATCTGTCCAGTTGATTTATCAGCACCTGGGTATAACCAGCCTGGATGAACTGGAGGAGGCGGCACGGAGCCGAAAAATTCGCCAACTGCCAGGGATGGGCAGTAAAACTGAACTGGCCATTCTGCGTGGTATTGACCTCTTGCGTAACCAGGGAGCCAGAGTTACCCTGGGGATTGCTGACCCGATCGCCGAGGAACTGACCGGTTATCTTTCTACTTTGCCAGATGTTGAGCGGGTTAGTATCACGGGGAGTTTGCGCCGCCGCCAGGAGTTGGTTGGGGACATCGATTTACTGGTGGCTTCCACTAAACCCGCACGGGTCCGGGAGGTTTTTGTCAAACACCCGCTTATTCAAGAAATTGTATATGAAGAAGGCGACCGACTGGTGGTGTTGACCACAGGGGGGGCCAGGTGCGAGTTGTTACTGGTCGCGCCGGCGCAATTTTTTCCTACCCTGCTGTGGTCGACGGGTTCAAAGGGTCACTACCAGGCTTTGCAGCAGATTGCCCTGGAGCAGGGGAGCGGGCTTGACCTGACCGGGCTGGGCGGTATGGCCCCAAAAGAGTGGCAGAGCGAAGAAGACATTTATCGCCAGTTGGGCCTTGATTATATTCCGCCAGAACTCAGAGAAAACCGAGGAGAGATTGAGGCGGCCCGCCGTGGGCAGTTGCCTGATCTGTTAGAACTGGAACACATTCGGGGAGACTTGCATGTTCACACCGATTGGAGCGATGGGGTCCACAGCCTGGAGGAGATGGCGGAAGCCGCTCAACACCGGGGGTATGAGTACCTGGCGATCACTGATCACTCCAAGTCCCTGGCTATCTCGCGGGGGCTCAATGAGGAACGCTTGATGTACCAGCGGATTAAGATTGAGAAGCTGAATGAGGAATTTAAGGATTTTCGCCTGCTCAGCGGCATCGAAGTCGACATCCTAAGCAACGGGGCGCTTGACTTTTCTGACGATGTATTATGCGACCTGGACGTGGTGATCGCCTCGGTTCACACTGGTTTTAAACAGGAGCGCGAGCAGTTGACTGAACGAGTAGTGGCTGCGCTGAAAAATGAGCATGTAGACATCTTGGCCCATCCGACCGGCCGGCTCTTGGGGCGGCGGGAACCATACGCTTTAGACGTGGAGCGGGTCTTGGAGGTGGCGCGTCAAACTGGGACCATCCTGGAAATCAACGCTTCCCCGGACCGTCTGGACCTGGGCGACGCGCATTGCCGTCAGGCGAAAAATTTAGGGATCACCATGGCCATTAACACGGACGCCCATGACTGGCGGCGGTTTGATGATATGAAGTACGGGGTGGCCACTGCCCGCCGCGGCTGGCTAACCAAGGAGGATGTCTTGAACACCCTGCCGCTGGACAAGTTGCTGAAACGACTCGGAAGGTAG
- the zapA gene encoding cell division protein ZapA, which yields MLTLSRRELEVSDLPEVKDSKARVMVKIFGEDYVVKGPVTREYIEMLAAYVDKRMRQISQRNPQLSGAKVAVLTALNLADELVKLQEDYDSLIKLIEEEKGK from the coding sequence ATGCTGACATTGAGTCGGAGGGAATTGGAAGTGAGTGATTTGCCGGAAGTAAAAGACAGCAAAGCCCGGGTGATGGTGAAGATTTTCGGGGAAGATTATGTTGTCAAAGGGCCGGTGACCCGCGAGTACATTGAGATGCTGGCTGCCTATGTTGACAAACGGATGCGGCAGATCAGCCAGCGTAATCCCCAACTATCAGGGGCAAAAGTGGCCGTGTTAACGGCGCTGAACTTGGCGGATGAGCTGGTCAAATTGCAAGAGGATTATGACAGTCTGATTAAGCTTATTGAGGAAGAAAAGGGTAAATAG